The following are encoded together in the bacterium genome:
- a CDS encoding DUF3604 domain-containing protein, whose amino-acid sequence MRTHPRLVVLAAVPLLVAACRGHHEGPGEAATSRPPDAAIAARASAERTALAGLGGTPEAEKQVLFGDLHVHTTFSADAFMRSLPMLQGEGAHPPADACDFARYCSALDFWSINDHAEALTPQHWQETKDAIRQCNAVAGDPKNPDLVSFLGWEWTQVGQTPDDHYGHKNVVLRHTDDDKIPTRPIAALSPQLIGALRRRPPLWQRVQFPLLDWQNRQRYLDLGVFIEEVRATPICPEGVDVHDLPADCLESANTPRELFEKLAQWHHEAIVIPHGNTWGFYTPPGSSWDKQLVGDQHDPTRQTLIEVYSGHGNSEEYRAWETEGLDAQGNPVCPAPTKEYLPCCWQAGELIRRRCGDIPAAECEQRVVDAQRNFIQAGVAGRQTQPWATAEEWLDCGQCRDCFLPAFNTRPKSSAQYALAISNFDDPTKSPRRFRFGFIGSSDNHSARGGTGYKEFGRRINTEAAGARDAAWQARVMGTPPPPADVSRPFVLTQPGDEDGPMAFQILDMERQASFFMTGGLVAVHAAGRDRDSIWDGLQRREVYATSGPRILLWFDLLNAPSGVAPMGSEVTLAEAPRFRVRASGAFVQQPGCPDWAAERIGAERLEHLCRGECYNPGDARHRITRVEIVRIRPQATPGEDVGGLIEDPWKRVECPANTAGCVVEFDDPEFAAGDREFVYYARAVQEPTQAVNAAGLRCQYDASGACVSVNPCFGDYRTPYDDDCLAPAEERAWSSPIFVRR is encoded by the coding sequence CCCGCTGCTCGTCGCCGCCTGCCGTGGTCACCACGAAGGCCCCGGCGAGGCCGCGACGTCCCGCCCGCCCGACGCCGCGATCGCCGCGCGCGCGAGCGCGGAGCGCACCGCGCTCGCCGGCCTCGGCGGCACGCCCGAGGCCGAGAAGCAGGTCCTCTTCGGCGACCTCCACGTCCACACCACGTTCTCCGCCGACGCCTTCATGCGCAGCCTGCCGATGCTCCAGGGCGAGGGCGCGCATCCGCCGGCCGACGCCTGCGACTTCGCGCGCTACTGCTCCGCGCTCGACTTCTGGAGCATCAACGACCACGCCGAGGCGCTCACCCCGCAGCACTGGCAGGAGACGAAGGACGCCATCCGCCAGTGCAACGCCGTCGCCGGCGACCCGAAGAACCCCGACCTGGTCTCGTTCCTCGGCTGGGAGTGGACGCAGGTGGGGCAGACGCCCGACGACCACTACGGCCACAAGAACGTCGTCCTGCGCCACACCGACGACGACAAGATCCCGACCCGCCCCATCGCCGCGCTGAGCCCGCAGCTGATCGGGGCGCTGCGCCGCCGCCCCCCGCTGTGGCAGCGCGTCCAGTTCCCCCTGCTCGACTGGCAGAACCGCCAGCGCTACCTCGACCTCGGCGTCTTCATCGAGGAGGTACGCGCCACCCCGATCTGCCCCGAGGGCGTCGACGTCCACGATCTCCCCGCCGACTGCCTCGAGTCCGCGAACACCCCGCGCGAGCTGTTCGAGAAGCTCGCCCAGTGGCACCACGAGGCGATCGTGATCCCGCACGGCAACACGTGGGGCTTCTACACGCCGCCGGGCTCGAGCTGGGACAAGCAGCTCGTCGGCGACCAGCACGATCCCACCCGCCAGACGCTCATCGAGGTCTACTCCGGCCACGGCAATTCGGAGGAGTACCGTGCCTGGGAGACGGAGGGCCTCGACGCGCAGGGCAATCCCGTGTGTCCCGCACCGACGAAGGAGTATCTGCCGTGCTGCTGGCAGGCCGGCGAGCTGATCCGCCGGCGCTGCGGCGACATCCCCGCCGCGGAGTGCGAGCAGCGCGTGGTCGACGCGCAGCGGAACTTCATCCAGGCCGGCGTCGCCGGCCGGCAGACGCAGCCGTGGGCGACGGCCGAGGAGTGGCTCGACTGCGGCCAGTGCCGTGACTGCTTCCTGCCCGCCTTCAACACGCGCCCGAAGAGCTCGGCCCAGTACGCGCTCGCGATCTCGAACTTCGACGATCCCACGAAGAGCCCGCGCCGCTTCCGCTTCGGCTTCATCGGCTCGAGCGACAACCACTCCGCGCGCGGCGGCACCGGCTACAAGGAGTTCGGCCGGCGCATCAACACCGAGGCCGCCGGCGCCCGCGACGCCGCCTGGCAGGCGCGCGTGATGGGCACGCCGCCGCCGCCCGCGGACGTGTCGCGGCCCTTCGTCCTGACCCAGCCCGGCGACGAGGACGGCCCCATGGCCTTCCAGATCCTCGACATGGAGCGGCAGGCGTCGTTCTTCATGACCGGCGGACTCGTCGCCGTCCACGCCGCCGGCCGCGACCGCGACAGCATCTGGGACGGCCTCCAGCGGCGCGAGGTCTACGCGACCAGCGGGCCGCGCATCCTCCTGTGGTTCGACCTCCTGAACGCCCCGAGCGGCGTCGCGCCGATGGGCTCGGAGGTGACGCTCGCGGAAGCGCCGCGCTTCCGCGTACGCGCGAGCGGCGCATTCGTACAGCAGCCCGGCTGCCCCGACTGGGCCGCCGAGCGGATCGGCGCCGAGCGCCTGGAGCACCTCTGCCGCGGCGAGTGCTACAACCCCGGCGACGCACGCCACCGCATCACCCGCGTCGAGATCGTCCGCATCCGCCCGCAGGCGACGCCGGGCGAGGACGTCGGCGGCCTCATCGAGGATCCGTGGAAGCGCGTCGAGTGCCCGGCGAACACCGCCGGCTGCGTCGTCGAGTTCGACGATCCCGAGTTCGCCGCCGGCGACCGCGAGTTCGTCTACTACGCGCGCGCCGTGCAGGAGCCGACGCAGGCGGTGAACGCGGCGGGGCTGCGCTGCCAGTACGACGCCAGCGGCGCCTGCGTCTCGGTGAACCCGTGCTTCGGCGACTACCGCACGCCGTACGACGACGACTGCCTCGCGCCCGCCGAGGAGCGCGCCTGGTCGTCGCCGATCTTCGTGCGGCGGTGA
- a CDS encoding SurA N-terminal domain-containing protein, producing the protein MRLLGLGAAIGLAVAAAGLLRSGRPGAHDAADGAVARVNGVAIRADDYQRALAGVADGRREDPDGALRRHVLERLVDEELLVQRGLELGLAQVDPRVRRELAAAVIAAAIAQPGDAPDPTPDQLAAFYAAERGFFARAARVQVQRLDRGRRRRRRGPAGAAADRAAAAAARLRAGDEVATVRAAVGDPEPTPLPDALLPPAKLADYLGSSALRSALTLPVGGVSAPLRTSGGQAVLMVVARETGEPPPLETIGDEVRAEWKRRAGERALRAYLDGLRARADVQVAAAP; encoded by the coding sequence ATGCGACTGCTCGGCCTGGGGGCGGCGATCGGGCTCGCCGTGGCCGCGGCCGGCCTGCTGCGCTCCGGGCGCCCGGGCGCGCACGACGCGGCCGACGGCGCGGTCGCGCGCGTGAACGGCGTCGCCATCCGCGCCGACGACTACCAGCGCGCGCTCGCGGGCGTCGCCGACGGGCGGCGCGAGGATCCCGACGGCGCGCTCCGCCGCCACGTCCTCGAGCGGCTCGTCGACGAGGAGCTGCTCGTGCAGCGCGGCCTCGAGCTGGGGCTCGCCCAGGTCGACCCGCGCGTGCGGCGCGAGCTGGCCGCCGCCGTGATCGCGGCCGCGATCGCCCAGCCGGGCGACGCGCCCGATCCGACGCCCGACCAGCTGGCCGCGTTCTATGCCGCCGAGCGCGGCTTCTTCGCCCGCGCCGCCCGCGTGCAGGTGCAGCGTCTGGATCGCGGACGACGCCGGCGGCGTCGCGGACCCGCGGGCGCGGCCGCGGACCGTGCGGCCGCGGCCGCGGCCCGCCTGCGCGCCGGCGACGAGGTCGCGACCGTGCGTGCCGCCGTCGGCGACCCCGAGCCGACGCCGCTGCCCGACGCGCTGCTGCCGCCGGCGAAGCTCGCCGACTACCTCGGCTCGAGCGCGCTGCGCAGCGCGCTGACGCTGCCTGTGGGCGGCGTCAGCGCGCCGCTGCGCACCAGCGGCGGGCAGGCCGTGCTCATGGTCGTCGCGCGCGAGACGGGCGAGCCGCCGCCGCTCGAGACCATCGGCGACGAGGTGCGCGCCGAGTGGAAGCGCCGCGCCGGCGAGCGCGCGCTGCGGGCGTACCTCGACGGCCTGCGGGCCCGCGCCGACGTCCAGGTGGCGGCGGCGCCGTGA
- a CDS encoding HupE/UreJ family protein: MILRLAALLALLATAVHAHDRSTSFSTWVLGADGADVTVRLTTLEASRLPWPVGDAAKLGDYLAAHLLLLADETPCVPDAPPRALAASAGRLALEWHVRCDGGAPTRLRSTAFLDVAPSHVHFARVRWPDGRSAERLLSDGERGWSLVDPEPPSFLGAVALGVEHIATGVDHLAFVLALLLLGGTLGETVRLVTGFTIAHSVTLALATLGWVRPEQAPVEALIGLSVALVAAENVWLAGGARSLALPLGVAGLLLALAALGGGTVPPLALAGLALFAACHMIRLGRAAHPLSLRWTAAFAFGLLHGFGFAAVLVDAALPPAALARVLLGFNLGVELGQVALVLLVVPLLARAGSWRPALVDAGSAAVAGLGVFWFVSRAYGGG, encoded by the coding sequence GTGATCCTCCGCCTCGCCGCGCTGCTGGCGTTGCTCGCGACGGCGGTCCACGCGCACGACCGCAGCACGTCGTTCTCCACCTGGGTGCTCGGCGCCGACGGCGCCGACGTCACGGTGCGCCTGACGACGCTCGAGGCCTCGCGCCTGCCCTGGCCGGTCGGCGACGCGGCGAAGCTCGGCGACTACCTCGCCGCGCATCTCCTGCTCCTCGCGGACGAGACGCCGTGCGTTCCCGACGCGCCGCCGCGCGCGCTGGCCGCGTCGGCCGGGCGGCTCGCGCTCGAGTGGCACGTGCGCTGCGACGGTGGCGCACCGACCCGGCTCCGCAGCACGGCGTTCCTCGACGTCGCCCCCTCGCACGTGCACTTCGCGCGCGTCCGCTGGCCCGACGGCCGCAGCGCCGAGCGGCTCTTGTCCGACGGCGAGCGCGGCTGGTCGCTGGTCGATCCGGAGCCGCCGTCGTTCCTCGGCGCGGTCGCGCTCGGCGTCGAGCACATCGCGACCGGCGTCGACCACCTCGCCTTCGTGCTCGCGCTGCTGCTGCTCGGCGGCACGCTCGGCGAGACCGTCCGCCTCGTCACCGGCTTCACGATCGCGCACAGCGTGACGCTGGCGCTCGCGACGCTCGGCTGGGTGCGTCCCGAGCAGGCGCCCGTCGAGGCGCTGATCGGCCTGTCGGTGGCCCTCGTCGCCGCCGAGAACGTCTGGCTCGCCGGCGGTGCCCGCTCGCTCGCGCTGCCGCTCGGCGTCGCCGGGCTGCTGCTCGCCCTCGCCGCGCTCGGCGGCGGCACGGTGCCGCCGCTCGCGCTCGCCGGGCTGGCGCTGTTCGCCGCCTGCCACATGATCCGCCTCGGCCGCGCCGCCCATCCGCTCAGCCTGCGCTGGACGGCGGCGTTCGCCTTCGGGCTGCTGCACGGCTTCGGCTTCGCCGCCGTGCTGGTCGACGCGGCGCTGCCGCCGGCGGCGCTCGCCCGCGTGCTGCTCGGCTTCAACCTCGGCGTCGAGCTGGGTCAGGTGGCCCTGGTGCTGCTCGTGGTGCCGCTCCTCGCCCGCGCCGGGAGCTGGCGCCCGGCGCTGGTCGACGCCGGCTCGGCCGCGGTCGCCGGCCTGGGCGTCTTCTGGTTCGTCAGCCGCGCCTACGGCGGCGGCTAG
- a CDS encoding zinc metallopeptidase — MRWTPGRRSENLEDRRGTIVRRGIPIGVGGILVLGALSLLTGQNFFAILSDPTFQDMTQGGARQEERSGPIQSTPEEEKQVDFVSFVLDDAQGTWGKLLPGRYRPAKLVLFRDAVQSACGFAQSATGPFYCPGDEKVYIDLGFYEELKRRFGAPGDFAQAYVLAHEIGHHVQKVLGVEGRVRRMQQQRPDLRNELSVRMELQADCFAGVWGFAADRRDVLEPGDVEEGLRAASAIGDDRIQRMGGGVVQPESFTHGSSAQRVEWLQKGLRSGDPQACDTFGGG, encoded by the coding sequence ATGCGCTGGACGCCGGGGCGACGCAGCGAGAACCTCGAAGACCGCCGCGGCACGATCGTCCGGCGCGGCATCCCGATCGGCGTCGGCGGCATCCTCGTCCTCGGCGCCCTCAGCCTGCTCACCGGCCAGAACTTCTTCGCGATCCTCTCCGATCCGACGTTCCAGGACATGACCCAGGGCGGGGCCCGGCAGGAGGAGCGCAGCGGTCCGATCCAGTCGACGCCCGAAGAGGAGAAGCAGGTCGACTTCGTCTCCTTCGTGCTCGACGACGCGCAGGGCACCTGGGGCAAGCTCCTCCCCGGCCGCTACCGTCCCGCCAAGCTCGTGCTCTTCCGCGACGCCGTCCAGTCCGCATGCGGCTTCGCCCAGTCGGCGACCGGCCCGTTCTACTGCCCCGGCGACGAGAAGGTGTACATCGACCTCGGCTTCTACGAGGAGCTGAAGCGCCGCTTCGGCGCACCGGGCGACTTCGCGCAGGCCTACGTCCTCGCCCACGAGATCGGCCACCACGTGCAGAAGGTGCTCGGCGTCGAGGGCCGCGTACGCCGGATGCAGCAGCAGCGCCCGGACCTCCGCAACGAGCTGTCGGTGCGCATGGAGCTCCAGGCCGACTGCTTCGCCGGCGTGTGGGGCTTTGCCGCCGACCGCCGCGACGTGCTCGAGCCCGGCGACGTCGAGGAGGGCCTGCGCGCCGCCTCCGCCATCGGCGACGACCGCATCCAGCGCATGGGTGGCGGCGTGGTGCAGCCCGAGTCGTTCACGCACGGCTCGTCGGCGCAGCGGGTCGAGTGGCTGCAGAAGGGGCTGCGCTCGGGCGACCCGCAGGCGTGCGATACGTTCGGCGGCGGGTGA
- the ppc gene encoding phosphoenolpyruvate carboxylase produces the protein MQLGNVSPVAPREDEREKEAPLRDDIRLLGRILGEVILEQAGPRIFELVESTRREAVAARRAGTGEDALAAHLDALEERDALHTIRASILFQLLANIAEDVHHGRRRRHHQLAGSPPQPGSLRCAFDRLRGEGVSGAHVAEVLAGALVSPVITAHPTEVRRKTVLDAQREIVGLLARPDRLVLLDEERVVWERSLRRHVLLLWQTAMLRLSRLRLRDEINEALGYYHLSLFEEVPAVHRVLVDELAHHWPDAPPPPRPVLRMGSWIGGDRDGNPFVTADVVRHAIDRQASTALAHHLRELDRLAVELSMSTRLVTPSPELLALAEASEDHSPFRRDEPYRRALRGMYARLAATAVRLTGQVPGRAPHTVLAAYATADELAADLAVVDASLRGHGAGLIADDRLASLRRAVAVFGFHLCSLDLRQNAEVHEAVVAELLALAGVTTDYRRLSEDARVQLLLRELATARPLTGPHAELSEQTAGELAILRAAAETLDRVGRDALPNYVISKCDAVSDVLEVAILLREVGIVRPGAAVPLPMQIVPLFETIDDLTRAGATLRKLLSVERWRRWVLARDGVQEVMLGYSDSNKDGGYLTANWALYRAELDLVAAARAHDVRLRLFHGRGGTVGRGGGPSYDAVLAQAPGSVAGSLRITEQGEMIAAKYAEPELARRNLEALVAATVEASCLDVEGLGEEATMAYALMDELAERARAAYRLLVYETPRFVEWFRAATPIGEIAELNIGSRPASRKASDRIEDLRAIPWVFSWSQSRIMLPGWYGAGTAFESWVEGHAHRLARLRDLYDRWPFFRTVLSNMGMVLAKTDLGIAERYAALVPDEELGRRIFSRIVAEHARTVDMLLAITRQPALLADNLPLARSIHHRFPYLDPLNHLQVTLLRRWRGGDRGQLVQRGIQLTLNGLATGLRNSG, from the coding sequence ATGCAGCTCGGAAACGTCTCACCCGTCGCTCCGCGCGAGGACGAGCGCGAGAAGGAAGCGCCGCTCCGCGACGACATCCGCCTTCTCGGGCGCATCCTGGGCGAGGTCATCCTCGAGCAGGCCGGCCCGCGCATCTTCGAGCTCGTGGAGTCGACCCGGCGCGAGGCGGTGGCCGCGCGGCGCGCCGGGACCGGCGAGGACGCCCTGGCCGCGCACCTCGACGCGCTGGAGGAGCGCGACGCGCTCCACACCATTCGCGCCTCGATCCTCTTCCAGCTGCTCGCGAACATCGCCGAGGACGTGCATCACGGCCGCCGGCGCCGGCATCACCAGCTGGCCGGCTCGCCGCCGCAGCCGGGCAGCCTGCGTTGCGCGTTCGACCGGCTCCGGGGCGAGGGCGTGTCCGGTGCGCACGTCGCCGAGGTGCTCGCCGGCGCGCTCGTCAGCCCCGTCATCACCGCGCACCCGACCGAGGTGCGGCGCAAGACGGTGCTCGACGCGCAGCGCGAGATCGTGGGCCTGCTGGCGCGACCCGACCGCCTCGTGCTGCTCGACGAGGAGCGCGTGGTGTGGGAGCGGAGCCTCCGGCGCCACGTCCTACTCCTCTGGCAGACCGCCATGCTGCGCCTGTCGCGCCTGCGCCTGCGCGACGAGATCAACGAGGCGCTCGGCTACTATCACCTGTCGCTGTTCGAGGAGGTGCCGGCGGTCCACCGCGTCCTCGTCGACGAGCTGGCGCATCACTGGCCCGATGCGCCGCCGCCGCCGCGACCCGTGCTGCGTATGGGCTCGTGGATCGGCGGCGATCGCGACGGCAACCCGTTCGTCACCGCCGACGTGGTCCGGCACGCGATCGACCGGCAGGCGTCGACGGCGCTCGCGCACCACCTGCGCGAGCTCGATCGCCTCGCGGTCGAGCTGTCGATGTCGACACGGCTGGTGACGCCGTCGCCCGAGCTGCTCGCGCTGGCCGAGGCGTCGGAGGACCATTCGCCGTTCCGGCGGGACGAGCCGTATCGGCGCGCGCTGCGCGGCATGTACGCGCGGCTCGCGGCGACGGCCGTGCGGCTCACGGGGCAGGTGCCCGGGCGCGCGCCGCACACCGTGCTCGCGGCGTACGCGACGGCGGACGAGCTGGCCGCCGATCTCGCCGTCGTCGACGCCTCGCTGCGCGGTCATGGGGCGGGGCTCATCGCCGACGACCGCCTGGCCTCGCTGCGCCGGGCCGTGGCGGTGTTCGGCTTCCACCTGTGCAGCCTCGACCTGCGGCAGAACGCCGAGGTGCACGAGGCCGTCGTCGCCGAGCTGCTCGCGCTCGCCGGCGTCACGACCGACTACCGCCGTCTCTCCGAGGACGCGCGCGTGCAGCTGCTGCTGCGCGAGCTGGCGACGGCGCGCCCGCTCACCGGCCCGCACGCCGAGCTGTCCGAGCAGACCGCGGGCGAGCTGGCGATCCTGCGCGCGGCCGCCGAGACGCTCGATCGGGTCGGACGCGACGCCCTGCCCAACTACGTCATCTCGAAGTGCGACGCGGTGAGCGACGTGCTCGAGGTGGCAATCCTCCTGCGCGAGGTGGGCATCGTGCGTCCCGGCGCCGCCGTGCCGCTGCCGATGCAGATCGTGCCGCTGTTCGAGACCATCGACGATCTCACCCGTGCCGGCGCGACGCTGCGCAAGCTGCTCTCGGTCGAGCGCTGGCGCCGCTGGGTGCTGGCACGCGACGGCGTGCAGGAGGTGATGCTCGGCTACTCGGACAGCAACAAGGACGGCGGCTACCTGACGGCGAACTGGGCGCTCTATCGGGCCGAGCTCGACCTCGTTGCGGCGGCGCGGGCGCACGACGTCCGGCTGCGCCTGTTCCACGGCCGCGGCGGCACGGTCGGCCGCGGCGGCGGCCCGAGCTACGACGCCGTCCTGGCGCAGGCGCCGGGCAGCGTCGCCGGCTCGCTGCGCATCACCGAGCAGGGCGAGATGATCGCCGCCAAGTACGCCGAGCCCGAGCTGGCGCGCCGCAACCTCGAGGCGCTCGTCGCCGCGACCGTCGAGGCGAGCTGCCTCGACGTCGAGGGGCTGGGCGAGGAGGCGACCATGGCATACGCGCTGATGGACGAGCTCGCCGAGCGGGCGCGGGCGGCGTACCGGCTGCTCGTCTACGAGACGCCGCGCTTCGTCGAGTGGTTCCGCGCCGCGACGCCGATCGGCGAGATCGCCGAGCTCAACATCGGCAGCCGACCCGCGTCGCGCAAGGCGTCGGACCGCATCGAGGATCTGCGCGCCATCCCGTGGGTGTTCAGCTGGAGCCAGTCGCGCATCATGCTGCCCGGCTGGTACGGCGCCGGCACGGCGTTCGAGTCGTGGGTCGAGGGCCACGCCCACCGGCTGGCACGCCTGCGCGACCTCTACGACCGCTGGCCGTTCTTCCGCACCGTCCTCTCGAACATGGGCATGGTGCTCGCGAAGACCGACCTCGGCATCGCGGAGCGCTACGCCGCGCTCGTGCCCGACGAGGAGCTCGGCCGGCGCATCTTTTCGCGCATCGTCGCCGAGCATGCGCGCACGGTCGACATGCTGCTCGCGATCACGCGTCAGCCCGCGCTGCTCGCCGACAACCTGCCGCTCGCGCGCAGCATCCACCATCGCTTCCCGTACCTCGACCCGCTGAACCACCTGCAGGTGACGCTGCTCCGCCGCTGGCGCGGCGGCGACCGCGGCCAGCTCGTCCAGCGCGGCATCCAGCTGACGCTGAACGGCCTCGCGACCGGGCTGCGCAACAGCGGCTGA
- a CDS encoding glutathione S-transferase family protein, protein MITLWFAPRTRAVRVRWVLEELGVPYELRRVTFNVPARVFAQDTPLGKLPVLEDGDTTMLESGAMIEYVLERYGDGRLAPQIGSPERAEFLQWMHYAEGTAFPPVAVIVWHRLYQGDADAVPTVIASARERARAAFALVERTLADREYLLASGFSAADCMMGFSLMAARLLGVLGDDFPNVARYLAQLEARAALQRSLE, encoded by the coding sequence ATGATCACGCTGTGGTTCGCGCCACGCACGCGGGCGGTGCGCGTCCGCTGGGTCCTCGAGGAGCTGGGCGTGCCGTACGAGCTCCGGCGCGTGACGTTCAACGTCCCCGCGCGCGTGTTCGCGCAGGACACGCCGCTCGGCAAGCTCCCGGTCCTCGAGGACGGGGACACGACGATGCTCGAGTCGGGCGCCATGATCGAGTACGTGCTCGAGCGCTACGGCGACGGCCGGCTCGCTCCGCAGATCGGCTCGCCGGAGCGGGCCGAGTTCCTCCAGTGGATGCACTACGCCGAGGGCACGGCCTTCCCGCCGGTCGCCGTCATCGTCTGGCATCGCCTGTACCAGGGCGACGCCGACGCCGTCCCCACGGTCATCGCGAGCGCGCGCGAGCGGGCGCGTGCGGCGTTCGCGCTCGTCGAGCGCACGCTCGCGGACCGCGAGTACCTCCTCGCGAGCGGCTTCTCCGCCGCCGACTGCATGATGGGCTTCTCGCTGATGGCGGCGCGCCTCCTCGGCGTCCTGGGCGACGACTTCCCGAACGTGGCGCGGTACCTCGCGCAACTCGAGGCGAGAGCTGCATTGCAGCGATCGCTCGAGTGA
- a CDS encoding nuclear transport factor 2 family protein translates to MDPSEKVVALVTQTQAVLEAQRSPFEALNALFAGKSPAEQQSLLESLERAGAGVYRRLAEVAPDPEVRRALLESAAREEANAETLVRLRGPVVTGAVPHAARTPAEFVDAFARFWAAPSPAGLDALLRPDVVLTQPLSPPVHGRPAAEAWFRTLLGWIPDVHAEIDAWGGTADALFIAFRLIGTLGGRPIVWPAVDHLVLDDAGMARSRASYFDPLPLLAATAARPRGWPALVRSGVLATIAGRGTR, encoded by the coding sequence ATGGACCCGTCCGAGAAGGTCGTTGCGCTCGTCACCCAGACGCAGGCCGTGCTCGAGGCGCAGCGCAGCCCGTTCGAGGCGCTGAACGCGCTCTTCGCCGGCAAGTCGCCCGCCGAGCAGCAGTCGCTGCTGGAATCGCTGGAGCGCGCGGGCGCCGGCGTCTACCGCCGCCTGGCCGAGGTCGCGCCCGATCCGGAGGTCCGCCGCGCGCTGCTCGAGAGCGCGGCGCGCGAGGAGGCGAACGCCGAGACGCTTGTACGGCTGCGGGGGCCGGTCGTGACCGGCGCCGTGCCGCACGCGGCCCGCACGCCGGCCGAGTTCGTCGACGCCTTCGCCCGCTTCTGGGCGGCCCCGTCGCCGGCGGGACTCGACGCGCTGCTGCGGCCGGACGTCGTGCTGACGCAGCCGCTCTCGCCGCCGGTCCACGGACGGCCGGCGGCGGAGGCGTGGTTCCGAACCCTGCTCGGGTGGATCCCGGACGTGCACGCCGAGATCGACGCTTGGGGCGGCACCGCGGACGCGCTCTTCATCGCGTTCCGGCTGATCGGGACGCTGGGCGGGCGCCCGATCGTCTGGCCCGCCGTCGACCACCTCGTGCTCGACGACGCCGGCATGGCGCGCTCGCGCGCGTCGTACTTCGACCCGCTGCCGCTCCTCGCCGCCACGGCGGCACGGCCGCGCGGCTGGCCCGCGCTCGTGCGCTCGGGCGTGCTGGCGACGATCGCCGGCCGGGGAACGCGATGA
- a CDS encoding cytochrome ubiquinol oxidase subunit I — MDVALLSRLQFALTIMVHYIFPPLTIGMGVVLVYLDGMWLRTRDPVYGQAARFWTRIFALNFAIGVATGIVMEFQFGTNWATYSRFVGDVFGSALAAEGIFAFFLESGFLAILVFGWDRVGPRMHFFATCMVALGSIFSSIWIVVANSWQQTPAGHHVVPVLRDGVPWIVNGVPVLRAEIVDFWAMVFNPSSVHRLLHVWVGCFIMGSFFVMSISAWYVLRGRHRAFAERSFRGALALATLASLGALVTGHGNAEMVYRHQPAKLAAFEAHFRTGPADMSVVGWPDPATESMRFDLAIPGGLSFLVHGSFDAPVVGLDRFRPQDRPPVVPAYVSYHLMISLGVGFIGLTLLGCFFLWRGTLFEQRWLLWIFVVAVLGAAVANQAGWVAAEVGRQPWIVYPPVAWAGNDVVTGPAGTVVYDEAVGLRTANAISPSVASAQVLGSILMFGFVYLLLLAVWLYVLNEKIQHGPVPVPEAPPAGAEGVVAAAAARLEHRDSLTGTEPETVGRRA, encoded by the coding sequence ATGGACGTCGCCCTCCTCTCCCGCCTCCAGTTCGCCCTCACCATCATGGTGCACTACATCTTCCCGCCGCTGACGATCGGGATGGGCGTCGTGCTCGTCTACCTCGACGGTATGTGGCTGCGGACGCGCGACCCGGTCTACGGCCAGGCGGCACGGTTCTGGACGCGCATCTTCGCGCTCAACTTCGCGATCGGCGTCGCGACCGGGATCGTCATGGAGTTCCAGTTCGGCACCAACTGGGCGACGTACTCGCGTTTCGTCGGCGACGTCTTCGGCTCGGCGCTCGCGGCCGAGGGCATCTTCGCGTTCTTCCTCGAGTCGGGCTTCCTCGCGATCCTGGTCTTCGGCTGGGACCGGGTCGGGCCGCGCATGCACTTCTTCGCGACCTGCATGGTCGCGCTGGGCTCGATCTTCTCGTCGATCTGGATCGTGGTCGCGAACTCGTGGCAGCAGACGCCCGCGGGGCATCACGTCGTGCCGGTGCTGCGCGACGGCGTGCCGTGGATCGTGAACGGCGTGCCGGTGCTGCGCGCGGAGATCGTCGACTTCTGGGCGATGGTCTTCAACCCGTCGTCGGTGCACCGGCTCCTGCACGTGTGGGTCGGCTGCTTCATCATGGGCAGCTTCTTCGTGATGAGCATCTCCGCCTGGTACGTCCTGCGCGGGCGGCATCGTGCGTTCGCGGAGCGCTCGTTCCGCGGGGCGCTGGCGCTGGCGACGCTCGCCTCGCTCGGCGCGCTCGTGACCGGGCACGGGAACGCCGAGATGGTCTACCGCCATCAGCCGGCGAAGCTCGCGGCGTTCGAGGCCCACTTCCGGACCGGACCCGCCGACATGAGCGTCGTCGGCTGGCCGGATCCGGCGACGGAGTCGATGCGCTTCGATCTCGCCATCCCCGGCGGCCTCTCGTTCCTCGTCCACGGCAGCTTCGACGCGCCCGTCGTCGGCCTCGACCGCTTCCGGCCGCAGGACCGGCCGCCCGTCGTGCCGGCGTACGTCAGCTACCACCTGATGATCTCGCTCGGCGTCGGCTTCATCGGGCTGACGCTGCTGGGGTGCTTCTTCCTCTGGCGCGGCACGCTCTTCGAGCAGCGCTGGCTGCTGTGGATCTTCGTCGTCGCGGTGCTCGGCGCCGCGGTCGCGAACCAGGCGGGCTGGGTCGCCGCGGAGGTCGGCCGCCAACCGTGGATCGTGTACCCGCCGGTCGCGTGGGCGGGCAACGACGTCGTCACCGGCCCGGCGGGAACGGTCGTCTACGACGAGGCGGTGGGCCTGCGTACGGCGAACGCGATCAGCCCCTCGGTCGCGTCCGCTCAGGTGCTCGGCTCGATCCTCATGTTCGGCTTCGTCTACCTGCTGCTGCTCGCGGTCTGGCTGTACGTCCTGAACGAGAAGATCCAGCACGGCCCCGTCCCCGTCCCCGAAGCGCCACCCGCCGGCGCCGAGGGCGTCGTGGCAGCGGCGGCGGCGCGCCTCGAGCACCGCGACTCGCTGACGGGCACCGAGCCGGAGACGGTGGGGAGGCGGGCATGA